DNA sequence from the Liolophura sinensis isolate JHLJ2023 chromosome 1, CUHK_Ljap_v2, whole genome shotgun sequence genome:
CTTTTGACACACTGGTGCCTGGATATTTCTTAACATAGGATCCGTCATCGACACAGTGACCCATTTACATAACCATCTTGTGTCCTCATTCAAGGAAGAGGCACGTATGCTCTATAATTTTACACTGCCAGTCAACGACACTGTATCCCACTGATTTTATCTGAATGGAAAGACAGTTTATCCagtgaattaatgaatgattatggcttaacgccacgttgGCAATATTAATCGTGGCGAGGTTTATGCAATGAAATGGAcgctatgttttttttttctattatagTTAATTTCTCTTTCTGGAGGGCATGctaaaagaaagcaaaatgtttataaatgcGTGTCCCACAAATGAACACAGTTTGTGggcttaaataaaaaaatgaccaCTGAAACTTCACAAGCCTAGCGATACCTTGATTTGCCGCGAAGCTTCAGGTATTGTGGAGACACAAATGGCctggttttttttattacttttgacGTAATAGAACGCGCAGCTTCTAAGcgttattttctttattttggtaTCCTTTTATCACATCTGGTTATACTTTTTATATTCTCCTCAGATCTACTGGCTGGGACCTATCTCCGGTGGGCTAACTGGAGCCCTGCTTTATAAATACGTTTTCGCAATGAATGCATCCTTCCAAGAGGCAAAGGGGTGTATCACTGGGTCCGGGTCCTACGATTCTGTCGCTGTGGTAGAGAATGAAGACAACAACGAAGATACTTCCGATTTGTATCCTGGAAACGATAAGAAGAAAATCTCTATGGAGATTGTATCTTCAATTTGATAGATACACACGCTGTGGGACTGTACATCTACAGGCTGCAATACTTTCAAGAACACGATCTATATAAGCTATAGGTACGGCATCTTCCATAGGTAACCATTATTGTGTTACTGATTGGCCATACTCCGTCAACCAGGAAGTGGCTTTGGTATTCATATGCAATTTACCTGTATTATGTGAGAGCAACCACTTTCTTGTATGTACATGACAATCAGCCAGGGTAAGGATATGAACAGACATAGCCCTTTCACCCATATAGTGGTAGTGGCTCAGGCCAGGTCAGAATATGTAGCGGTGTGTCTAAAGCGTCATAGCTTGTAGCGGTAGAGGAGGACAGCGAGATTTTCAGGAGTACATCGCTGGTGCATTCTTTACAAACGCGGCCAGACCCTGTTTGATATGTTTAGAAATGGTCAATGCTGCAACCAAATGTGACAACATATTCATTAACCAATCCCCAACCATAACTATTTGTTTGGGGTTGTTTTCGTGCTCTTGAGAACTGCAAATAGGCCGCATAAGAGTTATTGACATCTACCTTTCTGACAACTTAGTGAAGCGCACACCTTTCGTTAAACGTAGTGAATGCTTGAATGATGCAATATGCCCTTTTCGGTATATATATGACCTGTAAATAATTGTTACATATATTGTTATGAGAGGATATCAAAATGACCAGTCAATTTGCGACAGAACACCTGTATACAAGCTCGAGAAAAACACACGCAAAAATCACTATTTTACGAAAATAATGTTAACACTGTTCTGTTTTGTAAATGAGGTTTATTGTTTTCAAACTATGTGCacagaataaatattttgttatatgtaCACCGATAAAAACATTCTTGTATTATTAATGCTCTTAACAATACATTTGCACGAAAATGTGATATTCCATCTatttaagacaaaaaatataaacaaagccatTTCAGAAGAGGAGTCCATACAGATCTAATGGTACATGGCCTTCCTTTAAATTCTTACCTGCTTGGTAATTCTATAAAATCCCCTTTTAATCCGGAATTCTTACGAGGGTATGGGATATGCCAGTTTAGCGAAACCGGAAATGCTATGTCGCGTCACCCGTGTTCTACGCTCTTCAGTGTTAAAGGCGAGACACTCATTTGTAGTTCGAAGTGCGGTCCCCCCTTGTCATTACACGCGAAGATCACGCATTGTGGCCTCCTGCTTGAGACTCTCGCAAATATTGCCGAACGTATTCCACTACCACTTCCTCGTTGAAAATATCTTTACAGTATAATCAGAATTTTCTCGTAAATCAGaaggaaaacagctgatttaacaCTACTTCTAAAGGCAAAATGGTGAACTAGGAACGGGTGACGTCACAACGGAATAGCTCTTCTCAGGCATACCCCTTACAGCTTATGTGTCATTCTTTATCTTTCGCTCTGCATccctgccaccaatagacaaccTTGagctttggagcctgtgagatgCACGTAGgctttaggcttagcctcatcactcaACTCCTCCCTCCGAACTATTTAGTCAGCGTTCATCAAAAAAAcctgtttcaggtgttggttagaatcatattGTACACACTTTAGATAGAAAGAAAGAATGCATATAAGCCATTATTAGAGGCAACCGTTGAGActgattgtttgtgttttctgacgtcatttcctgcctcatcaccgtgatcctagtgacctcggcgttgttcaagatttctgtgcaaaatttgccattcgtggcagtgatgtaaagcgaaagataGAGAGCGATGTATGGGCTCTAAGGAGTACGCTTCTCCGGTGGTAGAAATATCTCGCCCTTGATTGGCTTAAGCCGAGAGCATGGGGGCCCGGTTATcttacatcacaaaaataaaaattgacttttttaaaaactttatcGATAccaccatatacatatatacatttggtcttgtgctcttcttttcttttaacagtaTTTACATAACGACCCTCATTTCAGCATATAATACTGGCTTAGTAGTCTAGGCCACTAGCCACTGAGCACTTGGTCACGTGCTCGCGAATACAACTCCAGTGGCTTCACGCTCCACCAGGAACCGTTCTTCTCAGCTACATCTTCACCCACACGCGTAGCATACGAGATATAAATGGAATGTTCTTAACTACGGCGtataaacaaatcattctgATGGGTATAGGATAACCCAGAAGGCACCCCAATTTAGAGCGCAAACCTCCGACACaacagaatgtagaaattcTAGCATTCCAATTCGGATCACTGcacaaatttaacagattaatccCTTTTATCAAGGCCAACCTGTGCATAAAACTTCATCCAACCTGCAAAACTTTTTGCTGCAAACTTGCCGACACACGCACAAATAGATCTAATCAAAAACATTACCTTCTATGCGAAGGTACATGTTATAATCTAGAAGAACATCAATATATTCTGCACGTTCAAACTTTCATTTGCATGTATACGCCAAAAATGTATACCACAAATAATTGTTTCCCCAAATATCGGGCGTCATTGTAAATTTCTGGCGTACATACTTAGAAATCTCCCGTAAAACTCTATGCTACTCCTGCCTGTTTATCTGTCACTTTAAGAATAACTCGACCTTATCCAAAAATATTGTTCTCGTATGTAATCTGATTTTTGGTGTAACTGCAAAGTTTCTTGAAGCATGGAGTATAGTGCTGGCCTCTTTGGTAAACACATTTTTACCAACTTTGCGAAAACGTTTATACAAAGCAGCGAAGGTGTATGGTCAACGGAAAGGTCGTTCATTCGTTACTTCATTTGTCGCTTGAACATGTCACTTCATCACGGGAATGCAACGATCTTTCAGAAGACAGAGGCATGTTTTACAGCTGGTTCCAGAACAAATGTTGTATTGATAAGACATCACAAGATGTAAACTTATTCCACCTTGTGTGATTTCTACAAACTGTAGATCTACATAACAGCCCTATACAAGTTTCTGACTGCCGTATTAAATCTACATTACAGAGCATTTTTCTCCTTTCTGCGCTATCAGTTTCTCGTACTGTTTCACGTCCTCTATGTAAGAAAGAGGCGGCCATCTTTCCTTCTCTACgtgctttttgttttctccGGTCAGATGCTTCCACTCCGGTCGATTCATAAAGGGTTCGTAGTTTGAAGCGATGAAATGAAGGCACCATTTAGACAGCTGACTAGCGTTATGCATCTGaagtcaaacaaaaaaaaaagaaaaataaagcatGTAGACTAAATATATCCCGCATCAATTCATTATATGGTGAATGTCTCCTGTTGTCaacttttttcatatatttgacGGCTGTCTCGGTTATGGTTGGTGGGGGTGTGGTGTTGGTATGGTGGGGTTGCTAATGAAACGAGTTAAACCACTGCAACACCAGTTACTGGAAAAATTTTCTTACTTAACGCCGTGGTCGAAATTTCCAAGAGTTTCATTCATGaatgaaaagtttcattttcgCATATTTGCCTCATATATCAAGTGTTGAAAATAATTTGCATTAGACAAAAATATGAATGTACTTACATCGGAAAAGTTGAGCAAGCCAATAACATCAATGTCAGCCTTCTCTATGTTTTGGATACACTTTTTATCCACCTCTTTGCTAATGTATAGTTCACACAAATTAACTAGACGTGGTTGACCATATTCGTCCGCTAAGGCAAGTAGTTCCAATGCATCGCTGTCTTCAACTGGGGAATGATCCGTGTACAAATACTCCAAGAACGCAAGAAAACCCTCCATACTGATATCCGTTAGGCTTATCTACAAATTGAAGAGTTATAGCGATTGTTAAACTAGAATGATAAGACAAACAGGTATCCGTGAATTTCTCTCAATTTTATGACTTGTCCCTTAAACTCATTACCGTAAGTACTGTTAGCCGTATCACAACGCTGGTGCAAAAAGAAAATATCgttgagagttatctcccttcatgaGTTGGCCCGGTACCGTGAGAATGACGGATTCAGGTTTAACATCAGATGCAGAccaaagcaaaacattttcttccacTGGTTCAGTCGCAAGCGAcgtcttgttttcatttattttttttaagttaaataaattttaatattctaTTTTTGAGAAAGCATGACTATAAATGATCCAGCTTACCTTGCAGACATCCTGAGCAGTTTCTGAGAATCGACCACTGAACATAGCGGACATCACCTCACATCTGGCGGCGAGGATTGCACGGTGGGCGTAAATCTGATCACCTGCAAATTGctataaaacatttaacacacTTCCCAacgttattatttattttattcactggattcgtgttttacgccttactccagaatatttcatttacatgtatatacgacggaggccagcattatggtgggagaaaagtgGGCAGGGCCAGCAGGAAATTGACTAttatctgcaagttgctggcagacctcccagGTACCTGATATTATTATAAGGCTCGCAATTGTGCCGACAAGCTACCTAGTAATTAAATGACAATACACAAAGTATATAGACACACGCCTGTACAGGTAAAAGGGTCATTAACAACATACTTGTGTGTTCTGATTTTTCAGGTTTGGTGCTTTGCTATGAATTTAAAATGAATTCACTGCATGTaacattgattgttttttatCCATATCTTTAAAGGAGAGTGGACGCGCTATACCTTCAAATTTAAAGGAGAATGGACGCGCTATACCTTCAAATTTAAAGGAGAATGGACGCGCTATACCTTCAAATTCAAAGATAACGTCTGCTAGTGAGGACTGATTCAGGAAAAGCTCCTTCATCCTCTGTCCCGTCTCGTCGTTCAGAAATGTACCTATACTTGGGTTAAGGAACTCTTGCTCGGTTTGAAGGTTTGAGCAGATTGTTTCCAGCTGAGACAACTTGAAAATGTTGGCTACTCTGGCAAGTTCTATGATGCCCTCGTCTGAAATGTCGCTAGGCAGATCTGGAACTCCTACAGCAAAATCAATAAAGTTGTGTTCTtgttagaatgtacatgtattgtggaaTATATTTGGAACCCAGAATGCTGTTAGCACATAAGAACCACTGTTTTCATTAACGAACCATGAGTGCTACACAGCCTCGTAGTTCTCGTTTTCAAGATCTTTCAAGAGCGAGACCCATGTGTATACTGtcttaacattttatttacaggtACAAGCATTTAGACTGGCAGTGACCTGACTTATTCTGACTTCCCTTCCAAAGGGAAACCACAGGAAAACAGGGAATTCTTGGCATAAATCTGTGTCTGGTTCAGCTGGAACTGGGCTAAATGTATGACTgtgtgtttttacgccgtatttttTAACACATCACGGTCTGCCTTATCGACATGAGACGGATCAGCGACTGTTGGGTACAACCTGTAAATGGCTATAAAAATCAGTCAATTCTTGATGGATCAGCAAGTGGATACCCAATAATGATATATACCAGTGTAAAGAAACTCCAGGATGTGAACGAAAGTGGCGGCCTTGATGTCTGAGCAGATCTCAATACAGGTGTGACCGTGCTGATTGTCGGACTTCCGGTCGTATACTGCGGCTATACCTTCGACCCTCCCACAATTCAGGTCTTCTAGTGTGAAGTTATAGCCAGCTTTGATCTCCTGTAGTTGGTTACTCTGAGAACGGGAATATATAGATCAAAACGCCTTGCCTGAATAGATATACCGATATAGCACAACGATAAACTCTCCAATATATTTGAATGAAAGTATTAGTTTTACGCTCGCATAAAGCATACATATGGACTTATACACATAAGCATACAAATGTCCTAGACATTCCTTCCTTGGGTCTAGTTTCAATTGGATATGCTGGGTTATAACCTACATAACATtcttttcaagcactttcaggGCGTATATGTTCAGTATTACCCGATGGCCAATTGTGTCCACCATACAGAGTGCACAATTTTCAcaagttttaattgtttatgGAACTTTATACATCTAATCGCTCGTTCAACATTCAAAACCaagaaaccaacaaaaaaaaaaaaacagactgtGGAGTAAATAGCAAATGAAAAACATGCATTAGGAGAGCAATGTTAAACTTCAACAGTTAACAACACCCATCCGTTTTATCTAACCGTTATAACAACCCTTAGCTCCTCCATCTCTGTCATTCGCATTACCTCCTTGATCAGACGgcgtttgtgtatattttgaaaGATCAGCCGAATAGAATTTCATCGTAGATTTGTTACCTTTACTCTGTAAGCCCAGGCGGTTTTCCGAACCAGTCTTCCTGATCGCcctcacataagtgaaatattcttgagtaccggtaGTTATTCAGCTGATTGCTGTATATCTCAATACTCAAACAGtcttcacttataagatggcgtATAGTTTTGGGGGAGGATCTTTGATAAACAACCGGCCTTTACCAAGTTACTGAACTTTACAACGTGTGccgtacatgtaccattgggAACACCATCTTGATGTAAGACGTTAGACTTGGCAGCGTTGTCGACAGTTTGTTGCCACCAAGGCCTGAAGAAATGAGAGCGAGAGAATCCACGAATTCCTTCCACGGCTGGAAAAGACCAAACCTTTTCACCATTCGGCCATGACCCGCTTCCTACGTGTTCGTGAACACTAGATAAACCATACGCTGCCCttatcaaaatcaaatattGTGGTTTGGGCCAGTTTTCTGCATGACTAACCTTCACAGAGGCCGAGATGCCAAAGATTCTGGAGAAGAATAGAGATGCCCCAGAAAGGATGATTTTGTGGGCATCTATGCAATGGACATCTTCGACAGTAAAAGTGACATCAGCGTGATGGGGTGATCTTAATAGGGCGTGGAACTCGTCAGCAAACACCGATGTCTCCACCTCAATCCAGGGAGCTTTGCCTGTAAAAATCAGTCATGAGTGTGAAACGGACTGGAATATAATAAGGCTTACATTCAGAATTACTTGTAGACATTAATTTGATTCCTTTGAGAAAGTAAATTAGACGACAATTGAAGAAAATCGGTTCTAAGGGcaacattacaataattttaaacaagaaagactgtaagaaaatgtatttatcaatGTGTTCTTTAAAAGAGACTTACTacacaataaaaacaataaaaacttgATGCGGAAGGATAAATTGTCATTTAATCCCATCGAATTTTAGCCCATCTGATGTTTTTTGAAAAAGCACTTTTACGGTCACATCTAGATCCCATGTAGAACTCTAGCTTAGTGAAAGAATGCCCAAGTTTTTTAACAAAGTCTGTGTGGTAAGCTGAAGTCTGAAAGCAGCATACAATCGTCAATTCAAACCGCCACATCATATACAgagatttgtatttttgtattacaCGATGGCGATACAGGAGGAACTTGCAAACTTACAGTCAATACagcatgacatttatttatttatttcagcgCTCTGTATCACTTGTCCGTGAGAGGAAGGTTACAGCTCTACCGTGATAGTCACCGAGTTCAACATAGATTAATGCGGTAGATAAATGATTACTGCTTAAAAGTCATGTACGGAATAACCAAGTAATCGCCATATTGCGATAAAGTAACAAGCTCAAGAATGTTTTCCACCATAACATTGCTAATATGATGATATGGGTGGAGAGGGCTGGTCGTCATATATAGGAAACGTgaaggttattttttttattattacacgATGGCAACCTTTTGCAGTTAGGACTTGTGTATCTCACCAGCTGGAGGCATCACAGGAGGCTGGGGACCCAactttttcttccttttcttcTTGGGGTCGTGGTTCAACACCTCTCTAATCTGAATAGATTACAACACAAATATTACTCAAGCCTAAATAAATCTTGCGGTATTGAGCGCTAAAACTtcttacctcccaccataacgctggccgccgtcatgtaagtgaaatattcttaagtacggcgtaaaacaccaatgaaataaataaataaataaaactgcatCTCGCACACCTCAATGTGGAGCATCCAAAGGACCTGTTTTCTTGGTACGGGACACATTACATTGAAGGACATTACATCCCCTTGTAGCTTATTTCAATAACACTTGACTGTGAAATAAAAACGAAactaaaaatgttaataatattaataatggacATGAAAAAAGTTACCATAAGGATATTAAAAGTTACTTTTCATTAAAGCATGTGAATATTACGATATTTTCTTACAGCATTGTCAAAGC
Encoded proteins:
- the LOC135461827 gene encoding rho-related protein racA-like, which codes for MQNIKLLCVGDGGVGKSCLFISYTTGSFPSEYVPTVFDNYSASMMVDGKAVSLGLWDTAGQEDYDRLRPLAYPGTDVFLICFAIDNRNSLSNVAEKWLPELEHFDKAKVPVILVGCKKDLRLTERSDGRIVTYKEGKEMANKLGLPYYETSALTQEGVKDCFDNAIREVLNHDPKKKRKKKLGPQPPVMPPAGKAPWIEVETSVFADEFHALLRSPHHADVTFTVEDVHCIDAHKIILSGASLFFSRIFGISASVKSNQLQEIKAGYNFTLEDLNCGRVEGIAAVYDRKSDNQHGHTCIEICSDIKAATFVHILEFLYTGVPDLPSDISDEGIIELARVANIFKLSQLETICSNLQTEQEFLNPSIGTFLNDETGQRMKELFLNQSSLADVIFEFEGDQIYAHRAILAARCEVMSAMFSGRFSETAQDVCKISLTDISMEGFLAFLEYLYTDHSPVEDSDALELLALADEYGQPRLVNLCELYISKEVDKKCIQNIEKADIDVIGLLNFSDMHNASQLSKWCLHFIASNYEPFMNRPEWKHLTGENKKHVEKERWPPLSYIEDVKQYEKLIAQKGEKCSVM